A window from Salvia miltiorrhiza cultivar Shanhuang (shh) chromosome 2, IMPLAD_Smil_shh, whole genome shotgun sequence encodes these proteins:
- the LOC131010452 gene encoding CST complex subunit CTC1 isoform X1 produces MEDNPTTTLTISNLIKSGRPLTAASSLVPSRPIDLLKTSNQNPCCRNSICQNPNVQTLKPFKHSALLIGTLNLPSSEDRYSPLQCNCFQFSDDDSTTICCEILDFDTKMIGQKIRILAWNFIPFERQNRGVKGGFLEIITWDFFQACCGSRCSLLDCSCFCLSLGNCDVGESSMAHKLIFGVIMSISPVSTVPWASEGGDSRGVRGFLVHILVCQCKGCASKHLVSELRGLCERNVKDHRFIQSTIVYFCGVTSSWHPVISRLIGDVVLVMGLKKKLVYLRKEESQLMYVTTDGASLHVAKLSKELRLPQNADIRGKGECGNYTGAITGVYMDGLILELDQDVILLLTDQYLALPHYVRIGVLVTLKNVHFLDPCFPWGKMLILGACTRTSMHLESFSPLESWCHLKQQYPSLLQKFINSLPYAARLWALLIVSCFRKMFAGILSVEEILGSKHKEGLAQKYASSHLPSSALQTRHGILLEFCRHDLCSGGKEVDCCHLRLVLPIANLVSYCEASWKKVFKSQENHPDFMGGINQKSPLCCGGRSYVQSIRRILCSEEIGVVVLGTLRISSSSGRLQLVDATGSVDFMFNLPETWDFKRIFEAKDYRLIMEGTCPELVDLNPTIYQPLSCRSIFSNSFPSRKLNISIYLYHCPSDEDSRSRSLFFDWKGNSQDLNSGRYHLLWIIHKFPIQRKFLGDLAKRHNMFAEAVFLPWDLLVVGKYRDAIMTRSFSGHWQDFFKNFTPTKEHLTLKRCNSEHTSFQVSSHCTDDAGSGLRSHCDGFCSSHCNSYRENRCSNNGIELSCENTGEGVNIHWMGMLHCASGSAEVVSSCKPPRRKVLLEFGPDCFSKYELLKISCCYLVKDEEGDLLCCKEENYQVSHAKALISSGTLFRSLTLSSIQGLQSTDLSGNLHVSDDELAKGFCNEIPCLIGNSTGNENYSDINIFVPSSAVNLLENFMKIMECVSNKPRDSLEEGSSIHDHNGSMMHSSMQSLGTSCSDYPLPQGNLITLRGLVLAFHDCHGVDFLAQPGRCHGQGSKLMLLQEKAGVCIHVFVDNHTVRIFCDRSKEHCPIGLGRDAYATFHRVLVLSELDKYMMTAVSFITVDHASLMREHHGHDLSNASRTVGSHIGASHDTVSIALISDALQLSELRPMQFRCKVVALYILVLEKAGSTAIFQSRVQSIHSIFRIPFAGFIIDDGSSSCCCWADSETAATFLGLDSEEYSLKDTLTGYKAGKGQLVISTVGRLNQALERHGRIMVKNCSSMFDSSCQDLEFAVDSKRSLSSSDEDNLRSLVTKAILTASWRVDGSLMDPEKASWLEERLSELDVAVPPLLNIWATRVCRTDTLAEARSIVQELV; encoded by the exons ATGGAAGACAACCCAACCACTACATTAACTATCTCCAATCTCATCAAGTCCGGCCGCCCCCTCACGGCCGCCTCATCTCTTGTTCCTAGCCGCCCCATCGACCTTCTCAAGACTTCCAACCAAAACCCCTGCTGCCGGAATTCCATCTGCCAAAACCCTAACGTACAAACCCTTAAACCTTTCAAACACTCAGCACTCCTTATTGGAACTCTCAACCTACCATCTTCCGAAGATCGCTATTCCCCGCTTCAATGTAATTGCTTTCAGTTTTCTGACGACGATTCCACCACCATTTGCTGTGAAATTTTGGATTTTGACACGAAAATGATCGGTCAAAAGATCCGAATTCTCGCTTGGAACTTCATTCCTTTCGAGCGTCAGAATCGGGGCGTGAAAGGTGGTTTTCTCGAGATCATTACGTGGGATTTCTTCCAAGCTTGCTGTGGGAGTAGGTGCTCTTTGTTAGATTGTAGCTGCTTTTGCTTGAGTTTAGGTAATTGTGATGTTGGAGAAAGTTCCATGGCCCACAAGTTGATTTTCGGTGTTATAATGTCGATAAGCCCTGTATCCACTGTCCCTTGGGCGAGCGAGGGAGGTGATTCTAGGGGCGTTCGCGGGTTTCTTGTACATATTCTTGTTTGTCAATGCAAAGGTTGTGCTTCAAAACACCTGGTATCAGAACTCAGAGGTTTATGTGAGAGAAATGTCAAAGATCATCGTTTCATTCAGAGCACGATAGTATACTTCTGTGGAGTGACATCGTCGTGGCATCCTGTGATCTCACGATTAATTGGTGATGTAGTTTTAGTTATGGGGTTAAAGAAAAAGTTGGTTTATTTGAGGAAGGAAGAGTCTCAGCTGATGTATGTGACAACAGATGGTGCATCATTACACGTTGCTAAGTTATCGAAGGAACTGCGTCTACCTCAAAATGCTGATATAAGAGGGAAAGGGGAATGTGGTAACTACACTGGGGCCATTACTGGCGTTTACATGGATGGGCTGATTCTTGAGTTGGATCAAGATGTGATACTATTGTTAACTGACCAGTACCTTGCTTTGCCTCACTATGTCAGAATTGGTGTGCTT GTTACTCTGAAGAATGTTCATTTTTTGGATCCATGTTTTCCGTGGGGAAAAATGTTGATACTTGGTGCTTGCACTAGGACTAGCATGCATTTGGAGTCATTCTCTCCACTGGAATCATG GTGTCATTTGAAACAACAATATCCAAGTCTTCTTCAGAAATTCATTAATTCTTTGCCGTATGCTGCCAGATTGTG GGCATTGCTTATTGTCTCGTGTTTCCGGAAAATGTTTGCTGGGATTTTGTCTGTGGAGGAGATCTTAGGATCAAAACAT AAGGAAGGCCTGGCTCAAAAGTATGCTAGTTCACATTTGCCATCATCAGCTTTACAAACTCGG CATGGAATCCTGCTGGAGTTCTGTAGACATGACTTATGTTCTGGTGGCAAGGAAGTAGATTGTTGTCACTTGAGACTG GTGCTTCCTATTGCTAATTTAGTTAGTTATTGTGAGGCTTCGTGGAAAAAAGTGTTCAAATCCCAAGAGAATCATCCTGATTTTATGGGTGGGATCAATCAGAAAAGCCCTCTATGTTGCGGTGGGAGATCTTATGTGCAATCAATCAGAAGAATATTGTGCTCGGAAGAAATTGGTGTCGTTGTCCTGGGAACTTTAAGG ATTTCATCTTCTTCTGGAAGACTTCAGCTTGTTGATGCAACTGGCAGTGTTGATTTCATGTTTAACCTTCCAGAAACTTGGGACTTTAAGAGGATTTTTGAG GCAAAGGACTACAGGCTCATTATGGAAGGCACATGCCCTGAACTGGTAGACTTAAATCCAACCATATATCAGCCTCTATCTTGCAGAAGTATCTTCAGTAATTCTTTCCCATCAAGAAAGTTGAATATATCAATTTATCTTTACCATTGTCCAAGTGATGAGGATTCTAGAAGTCGTTCTCTATTCTTTGATTGGAAAGGGAATTCTCAGGATCTTAATAGTGGGAGATATCATCTGCTTTGGATAATACATAAGTTTCCCATTCAACGGAAG TTTCTAGGAGATCTAGCAAAAAGACACAACATGTTTGCGGAGGCCGTATTCTTACCTTGGGATTTGCTTGTTGTTGGGAAATACAGAGATGCAATAATGACTAGAAGTTTTTCAGGCCATTGGCaggattttttcaaaaactttacTCCAACTAAGGAGCACCTTACTCTTAAGAGATGTAACAGTGAGCATACTTCATTTCAGGTTTCCAGTCACTGTACAGATGATGCCGGAAGTGGTTTAAGAAGCCACTGCGATGGTTTCTGTAGCTCCCATTGCAACTCTTATAGAGAAAACAGATGTTCAAATAATGGGATAGAGCTGTCATGTGAAAATACTGGTGAAGGAGTAAACATTCATTGGATGGGAATGCTGCATTGTGCCAGTGGTAGTGCTGAGGTTGTTTCTAGCTGCAAACCACCAAGGAGGAAGGTGTTGCTGGAATTCGGTCCTGATTGCTTTTCCAAGTATGAA CTACTCAAAATTAGTTGCTGTTATCTTGTTAAAGACGAGGAGGGAGATTTGTTATGCTGTAAAGAAGAAAATTATCAAGTCAGTCATGCTAAAGCGCTCATTAGTTCTGGAACCCTTTTTCGTAGTCTTACATTGTCATCTATCCAGGGTCTTCAAAGTACTGATCTGTCTGGCAATTTGCATGTTAGTGATGATGAGCTAGCCAAGGGTTTCTGTAATGAAATTCCATGCCTGATTGGCAATAGCACGGGCAATGAGAATTATTCAGACATTAACATATTTGTTCCCTCCAGTGCCGTAAATTTGTTGGAGAATTTTATGAAGATAATGGAATGTGTTTCTAATAAGCCCAGGGATTCTTTGGAGGAGGGATCTAGCATCCATGATCATAATGGGTCGATGATGCATTCATCCATGCAATCTTTGGGAACTTCATGTTCTGACTACCCTTTACCTCAGGGGAACCTAATAACTCTACGTGGCCTTGTACTGGCTTTTCATGATTGTCACGGTGTCGATTTTCTTGCACAACCTGGGCGCTGTCATGGTCAAGGTTCAAAGTTGATGTTACTTCAAGAAAAAGCTGGCGTCTGCATCCATGTTTTTGTGGACAATCACACT GTTAGAATCTTCTGCGATAGAAGCAAAGAACATTGTCCTATTGGGTTAGGAAGAGACGCCTATGCAACCTTTCACCGAGTACTTGTACTTAG TGAGCTGGACAAGTATATGATGACAGCTGTATCTTTCATCACAGTCGACCATGCAAGCTTGATGAGGGAGCACCATGGTCATGATCTCAGTAATGCATCCAGAACTGTAGGCTCACATATTGGTGCATCTCATGATACTGTTTCTATAGCACTGATATCTGATGCACTGCAATTATCAGAGCTTAGGCCAATGCAATTTCGTTGCAAG GTTGTTGCTTTGTATATTCTTGTGCTAGAAAAGGCTGGAAGTACTGCGATTTTTCAGTCACGTGTTCAGTCCATACACTCTATTTTTCGGATTCCATTTGCTGGTTTTATCATAG ATGACGGTTCATCCTCCTGTTGTTGTTGGGCGGACTCTGAGACTGCTGCAACCTTCCTTGGTTTAGATTCGGAGGAGTATTCACTAAAAGATACTTTAACGGGATATAAGGCTGGTAAAGGGCAGCTAGTAATCTCCACTGTTGGCCGCCTAAACCAAGCATTAGAGCGACATGGTAGAATTATGGTGAAAAATTGTAGCTCCATGTTCGATTCTTCATGCCAGGATCTTGAATTCGCTGTTGACTCAAAGAGATCACTAAGCAGTTCGGATGAGGATAACCTTCGAAGCTTAGTTACCAAAGCTATTCTCACCGCATCTTGG AGAGTCGATGGCAGCCTCATGGATCCGGAAAAAGCATCCTGGTTGGAGGAGCGTCTATCAGAGCTGGATGTCGCTGTTCCTCCATTGCTAAATATATGGGCAACGCGTGTTTGTCGAACAGACACGCTTGCAGAAGCTAGGAGCATCGTTCAAGAACTCGTATAG
- the LOC131010452 gene encoding CST complex subunit CTC1 isoform X2: MEDNPTTTLTISNLIKSGRPLTAASSLVPSRPIDLLKTSNQNPCCRNSICQNPNVQTLKPFKHSALLIGTLNLPSSEDRYSPLQCNCFQFSDDDSTTICCEILDFDTKMIGQKIRILAWNFIPFERQNRGVKGGFLEIITWDFFQACCGSRCSLLDCSCFCLSLGNCDVGESSMAHKLIFGVIMSISPVSTVPWASEGGDSRGVRGFLVHILVCQCKGCASKHLVSELRGLCERNVKDHRFIQSTIVYFCGVTSSWHPVISRLIGDVVLVMGLKKKLVYLRKEESQLMYVTTDGASLHVAKLSKELRLPQNADIRGKGECGNYTGAITGVYMDGLILELDQDVILLLTDQYLALPHYVRIGVLVTLKNVHFLDPCFPWGKMLILGACTRTSMHLESFSPLESWCHLKQQYPSLLQKFINSLPYAARLWALLIVSCFRKMFAGILSVEEILGSKHKEGLAQKYASSHLPSSALQTRHGILLEFCRHDLCSGGKEVDCCHLRLVLPIANLVSYCEASWKKVFKSQENHPDFMGGINQKSPLCCGGRSYVQSIRRILCSEEIGVVVLGTLRISSSSGRLQLVDATGSVDFMFNLPETWDFKRIFEAKDYRLIMEGTCPELVDLNPTIYQPLSCRSIFSNSFPSRKLNISIYLYHCPSDEDSRSRSLFFDWKGNSQDLNSGRYHLLWIIHKFPIQRKFLGDLAKRHNMFAEAVFLPWDLLVVGKYRDAIMTRSFSGHWQDFFKNFTPTKEHLTLKRCNSEHTSFQVSSHCTDDAGSGLRSHCDGFCSSHCNSYRENRCSNNGIELSCENTGEGVNIHWMGMLHCASGSAEVVSSCKPPRRKVLLEFGPDCFSKYELLKISCCYLVKDEEGDLLCCKEENYQGLQSTDLSGNLHVSDDELAKGFCNEIPCLIGNSTGNENYSDINIFVPSSAVNLLENFMKIMECVSNKPRDSLEEGSSIHDHNGSMMHSSMQSLGTSCSDYPLPQGNLITLRGLVLAFHDCHGVDFLAQPGRCHGQGSKLMLLQEKAGVCIHVFVDNHTVRIFCDRSKEHCPIGLGRDAYATFHRVLVLSELDKYMMTAVSFITVDHASLMREHHGHDLSNASRTVGSHIGASHDTVSIALISDALQLSELRPMQFRCKVVALYILVLEKAGSTAIFQSRVQSIHSIFRIPFAGFIIDDGSSSCCCWADSETAATFLGLDSEEYSLKDTLTGYKAGKGQLVISTVGRLNQALERHGRIMVKNCSSMFDSSCQDLEFAVDSKRSLSSSDEDNLRSLVTKAILTASWRVDGSLMDPEKASWLEERLSELDVAVPPLLNIWATRVCRTDTLAEARSIVQELV, from the exons ATGGAAGACAACCCAACCACTACATTAACTATCTCCAATCTCATCAAGTCCGGCCGCCCCCTCACGGCCGCCTCATCTCTTGTTCCTAGCCGCCCCATCGACCTTCTCAAGACTTCCAACCAAAACCCCTGCTGCCGGAATTCCATCTGCCAAAACCCTAACGTACAAACCCTTAAACCTTTCAAACACTCAGCACTCCTTATTGGAACTCTCAACCTACCATCTTCCGAAGATCGCTATTCCCCGCTTCAATGTAATTGCTTTCAGTTTTCTGACGACGATTCCACCACCATTTGCTGTGAAATTTTGGATTTTGACACGAAAATGATCGGTCAAAAGATCCGAATTCTCGCTTGGAACTTCATTCCTTTCGAGCGTCAGAATCGGGGCGTGAAAGGTGGTTTTCTCGAGATCATTACGTGGGATTTCTTCCAAGCTTGCTGTGGGAGTAGGTGCTCTTTGTTAGATTGTAGCTGCTTTTGCTTGAGTTTAGGTAATTGTGATGTTGGAGAAAGTTCCATGGCCCACAAGTTGATTTTCGGTGTTATAATGTCGATAAGCCCTGTATCCACTGTCCCTTGGGCGAGCGAGGGAGGTGATTCTAGGGGCGTTCGCGGGTTTCTTGTACATATTCTTGTTTGTCAATGCAAAGGTTGTGCTTCAAAACACCTGGTATCAGAACTCAGAGGTTTATGTGAGAGAAATGTCAAAGATCATCGTTTCATTCAGAGCACGATAGTATACTTCTGTGGAGTGACATCGTCGTGGCATCCTGTGATCTCACGATTAATTGGTGATGTAGTTTTAGTTATGGGGTTAAAGAAAAAGTTGGTTTATTTGAGGAAGGAAGAGTCTCAGCTGATGTATGTGACAACAGATGGTGCATCATTACACGTTGCTAAGTTATCGAAGGAACTGCGTCTACCTCAAAATGCTGATATAAGAGGGAAAGGGGAATGTGGTAACTACACTGGGGCCATTACTGGCGTTTACATGGATGGGCTGATTCTTGAGTTGGATCAAGATGTGATACTATTGTTAACTGACCAGTACCTTGCTTTGCCTCACTATGTCAGAATTGGTGTGCTT GTTACTCTGAAGAATGTTCATTTTTTGGATCCATGTTTTCCGTGGGGAAAAATGTTGATACTTGGTGCTTGCACTAGGACTAGCATGCATTTGGAGTCATTCTCTCCACTGGAATCATG GTGTCATTTGAAACAACAATATCCAAGTCTTCTTCAGAAATTCATTAATTCTTTGCCGTATGCTGCCAGATTGTG GGCATTGCTTATTGTCTCGTGTTTCCGGAAAATGTTTGCTGGGATTTTGTCTGTGGAGGAGATCTTAGGATCAAAACAT AAGGAAGGCCTGGCTCAAAAGTATGCTAGTTCACATTTGCCATCATCAGCTTTACAAACTCGG CATGGAATCCTGCTGGAGTTCTGTAGACATGACTTATGTTCTGGTGGCAAGGAAGTAGATTGTTGTCACTTGAGACTG GTGCTTCCTATTGCTAATTTAGTTAGTTATTGTGAGGCTTCGTGGAAAAAAGTGTTCAAATCCCAAGAGAATCATCCTGATTTTATGGGTGGGATCAATCAGAAAAGCCCTCTATGTTGCGGTGGGAGATCTTATGTGCAATCAATCAGAAGAATATTGTGCTCGGAAGAAATTGGTGTCGTTGTCCTGGGAACTTTAAGG ATTTCATCTTCTTCTGGAAGACTTCAGCTTGTTGATGCAACTGGCAGTGTTGATTTCATGTTTAACCTTCCAGAAACTTGGGACTTTAAGAGGATTTTTGAG GCAAAGGACTACAGGCTCATTATGGAAGGCACATGCCCTGAACTGGTAGACTTAAATCCAACCATATATCAGCCTCTATCTTGCAGAAGTATCTTCAGTAATTCTTTCCCATCAAGAAAGTTGAATATATCAATTTATCTTTACCATTGTCCAAGTGATGAGGATTCTAGAAGTCGTTCTCTATTCTTTGATTGGAAAGGGAATTCTCAGGATCTTAATAGTGGGAGATATCATCTGCTTTGGATAATACATAAGTTTCCCATTCAACGGAAG TTTCTAGGAGATCTAGCAAAAAGACACAACATGTTTGCGGAGGCCGTATTCTTACCTTGGGATTTGCTTGTTGTTGGGAAATACAGAGATGCAATAATGACTAGAAGTTTTTCAGGCCATTGGCaggattttttcaaaaactttacTCCAACTAAGGAGCACCTTACTCTTAAGAGATGTAACAGTGAGCATACTTCATTTCAGGTTTCCAGTCACTGTACAGATGATGCCGGAAGTGGTTTAAGAAGCCACTGCGATGGTTTCTGTAGCTCCCATTGCAACTCTTATAGAGAAAACAGATGTTCAAATAATGGGATAGAGCTGTCATGTGAAAATACTGGTGAAGGAGTAAACATTCATTGGATGGGAATGCTGCATTGTGCCAGTGGTAGTGCTGAGGTTGTTTCTAGCTGCAAACCACCAAGGAGGAAGGTGTTGCTGGAATTCGGTCCTGATTGCTTTTCCAAGTATGAA CTACTCAAAATTAGTTGCTGTTATCTTGTTAAAGACGAGGAGGGAGATTTGTTATGCTGTAAAGAAGAAAATTATCAA GGTCTTCAAAGTACTGATCTGTCTGGCAATTTGCATGTTAGTGATGATGAGCTAGCCAAGGGTTTCTGTAATGAAATTCCATGCCTGATTGGCAATAGCACGGGCAATGAGAATTATTCAGACATTAACATATTTGTTCCCTCCAGTGCCGTAAATTTGTTGGAGAATTTTATGAAGATAATGGAATGTGTTTCTAATAAGCCCAGGGATTCTTTGGAGGAGGGATCTAGCATCCATGATCATAATGGGTCGATGATGCATTCATCCATGCAATCTTTGGGAACTTCATGTTCTGACTACCCTTTACCTCAGGGGAACCTAATAACTCTACGTGGCCTTGTACTGGCTTTTCATGATTGTCACGGTGTCGATTTTCTTGCACAACCTGGGCGCTGTCATGGTCAAGGTTCAAAGTTGATGTTACTTCAAGAAAAAGCTGGCGTCTGCATCCATGTTTTTGTGGACAATCACACT GTTAGAATCTTCTGCGATAGAAGCAAAGAACATTGTCCTATTGGGTTAGGAAGAGACGCCTATGCAACCTTTCACCGAGTACTTGTACTTAG TGAGCTGGACAAGTATATGATGACAGCTGTATCTTTCATCACAGTCGACCATGCAAGCTTGATGAGGGAGCACCATGGTCATGATCTCAGTAATGCATCCAGAACTGTAGGCTCACATATTGGTGCATCTCATGATACTGTTTCTATAGCACTGATATCTGATGCACTGCAATTATCAGAGCTTAGGCCAATGCAATTTCGTTGCAAG GTTGTTGCTTTGTATATTCTTGTGCTAGAAAAGGCTGGAAGTACTGCGATTTTTCAGTCACGTGTTCAGTCCATACACTCTATTTTTCGGATTCCATTTGCTGGTTTTATCATAG ATGACGGTTCATCCTCCTGTTGTTGTTGGGCGGACTCTGAGACTGCTGCAACCTTCCTTGGTTTAGATTCGGAGGAGTATTCACTAAAAGATACTTTAACGGGATATAAGGCTGGTAAAGGGCAGCTAGTAATCTCCACTGTTGGCCGCCTAAACCAAGCATTAGAGCGACATGGTAGAATTATGGTGAAAAATTGTAGCTCCATGTTCGATTCTTCATGCCAGGATCTTGAATTCGCTGTTGACTCAAAGAGATCACTAAGCAGTTCGGATGAGGATAACCTTCGAAGCTTAGTTACCAAAGCTATTCTCACCGCATCTTGG AGAGTCGATGGCAGCCTCATGGATCCGGAAAAAGCATCCTGGTTGGAGGAGCGTCTATCAGAGCTGGATGTCGCTGTTCCTCCATTGCTAAATATATGGGCAACGCGTGTTTGTCGAACAGACACGCTTGCAGAAGCTAGGAGCATCGTTCAAGAACTCGTATAG